From the genome of Glycine max cultivar Williams 82 chromosome 2, Glycine_max_v4.0, whole genome shotgun sequence, one region includes:
- the LOC100786803 gene encoding E3 ubiquitin-protein ligase RHA1B-like, translated as MGLSSLPAPSEGVLCVLLVNTVLSISIFKGIVRTILHIVGIHLSSSSSTSPSSPDPSLTAPESFEFHLSPSESYIEEFRSRTPTLRFDSVCCCKQPEHDCSVCLTQFEPESEINRLSCGHLFHKVCLEKWLDYWNITCPLCRTPLMPEDDTPCFQ; from the coding sequence ATGGGCCTTTCAAGTCTCCCAGCACCATCTGAAGGAGTATTATGTGTCCTTCTGGTGAACACTGTATTGTCAATTTCAATATTCAAAGGCATTGTTAGGACAATCCTACACATTGTTGGCATccatctttcatcatcatcctcCACTTCACCCTCTTCACCGGATCCCTCGCTAACCGCACCTGAGTCATTTGAATTCCATCTTAGTCCCTCTGAGAGTTACATTGAAGAGTTCAGAAGCCGGACGCCAACACTTCGGTTCGACAGTGTGTGCTGCTGTAAACAACCTGAGCATGACTGCTCTGTATGCCTCACTCAGTTTGAACCGGAATCGGAGATAAACCGCTTATCGTGCGGCCATCTCTTCCACAAAGTGTGCTTAGAGAAGTGGCTGGACTACTGGAACATTACATGCCCTCTTTGCAGGACTCCCTTGATGCCTGAAGATGACACACCTTGCTTTCAGTAA